Proteins encoded in a region of the Zea mays cultivar B73 chromosome 2, Zm-B73-REFERENCE-NAM-5.0, whole genome shotgun sequence genome:
- the LOC103648231 gene encoding uncharacterized protein, which translates to MCDIWEEFRAALCISGGNRRPPPTLPPPNLAGGGDEDGGGVESGGGQEEGDIISALPDDVLLFILSRLPSAAAARTSVLSNRWRLLWAQLPVLWFPLPAEPARALPSPATAARTRDRSHRWRRRLLAHLPALRFPLPVGPARALPSLASARAALTQHSAPSLWILRIDANDADPVDAAAVLRLAAPRLTNALFLRNVVPEDRKKAVVMEVIELPCFDRAAHLFLDLGYLRLAFPPSGVFTKLTVLVLSHVRFQGALDIGDTLSSARCPSLRLLHLFDAQGVSNLGICSESLVSMVLHNLKGLQQLRVVSPMLRDLHMFNCFFKRQPVASITAPVADITAPILEKFGWLDEYDPRWVQLGELSQLQVLAISFFAGAWYGLVEHQYNRGSVKLLQRFREIRDLHITIFYPIKIVYFHYCTEGLTSLLAKKLHLILLTCGHAIGSCVFHLLKISTRIRSLFLDIRESIKERAACSPDCACHQQHDWESEELVLNSLQELNVCGLRANRDFMFVKRLLGWMGALKSVTIIFDPKATVHEELCEELLGLSGPETCVKIYLYRDGAKVMYTPVG; encoded by the exons ATGTGTGACATTTGGGAGGAATTCCGGGCGGCGCTTTGCATATCCGGTGGAAACCGCCGCCCGCCCCCAACCCTCCCTCCCCCGAATCTCGCCGGCGGCGGTGACGAAGATGGCGGTGGTGTCGAAAGTGGCGGCGGCCAGGAGGAGGGGGACATCATCAGTGCGCTACCCGACGACGTCCTCCTCTTCATCCTCAGCCGCCTCccgtccgccgccgccgcgcggacCAGCGTCCTCTCCAACCGCTGGCGCCTCCTCTGGGCGCAGCTCCCGGTGCTGTGGTTCCCGCTCCCCGCCGAACCGGCCCGCGCGCTGCCCTCGCCCGCTACCGCCGCGCGGACCAGGGACCGCTCCCACCGTTGGCGCCGCCgcctcttggcgcatctcccagCGCTGCGGTTCCCGCTCCCCGTCGGACCGGCCCGCGCGCTGCCCTCGCTTGCCTCCGCTCGCGCCGCACTCACCCAACACTCGGCACCCTCGCTCTGGATCCTGAGGATAGACGCTAACGACGCGGACCCGGTGGACGCGGCCGCGGTACTCCGCCTCGCCGCGCCCCGCCTCACCAACGCGCTCTTTCTCCGCAACGTGGTACCCGAGGATCGGAAGAAGGCCGTAGTGATGGAAGTCATTGAGCTGCCCTGCTTCGACAGGGCTGCACATCTTTTCCTCGACTTAGGTTACCTTCGCCTCGCATTTCCACCGTCGGGCGTGTTCACGAAGCTCACTGTGCTAGTTCTGAGCCACGTCCGGTTCCAAGGCGCCTTGGACATCGGCGACACCTTGTCGTCGGCCCGCTGCCCTTCGCTGCGACTACTCCATCTCTTCGACGCCCAAGGGGTGTCCAACCTTGGCATCTGTTCGGAGTCTCTCGTCAGTATGGTTCTGCATAACCTGAAAGGGTTACAGCAGCTCAGGGTTGTGTCGCCAATGCTGAGAGATCTGCATATGTTTAATTGCTTCTTCAAGAGGCAACCGGTGGCCAGCATCACTGCTCCAGTGGCTGACATCACTGCTCCGATTCTGGAAAAGTTCGGGTGGCTTGATGAATATGATCCGAGGTGGGTCCAGCTGGGTGAATTGTCCCAGCTACAGGTACTGGCGATCTCCTTCTTTGCAGGTGCATGGTATGGATTGGTTGAACATCAGTACAACCGGGGCAGTGTGAAGTTGTTGCAACGCTTTAGGGAGATCCGCGATCTTCACATCACGATCTTCTATCCAATT AAGATCGTTTACTTCCACTACTGCACGGAAGGCCTGACCTCGCTGCTGGCTAAGAAATTACACCTGATCCTTCTAACATGTGGACATGCTATTGGCTCTTGTGTGTTCCATCTCCTTAAGATTTCTACTAGGATAAGAAGTCTGTTTCTGGATATACGTGAATCCATTAAG GAACGAGCTGCTTGTTCACCAGACTGTGCTTGTCACCAGCAGCATGACTGGGAAAGCGAGGAGCTCGTGCTGAACTCTCTCCAGGAACTGAACGTTTGCGGACTTAGAGCAAACCGTGACTTCATGTTTGTGAAACGACTGCTGGGCTGGATGGGAGCGCTCAAATCAGTTACCATAATCTTCGATCCTAAAGCCACTGTCCACGAGGAGCTCTGCGAGGAGCTACTGGGCCTCTCTGGACCAGAGACTTGCGTGAAGATTTACCTGTATCGCGATGGGGCAAAGGTGATGTATACACCGGTAGGCTAG